CCTCGTCTGAGATGAAGCCCAGAGAGATGACATTGTCCTTTTCAGTGATCTTCATCGGACCTTTACCGCACAGGACGAGCTTTAGGTCTGACTTGCGCTGATAGACATAATCCTGGAAATAGTCGATCAATACGTTCAAGCCTTTCATCGCTTCGATCCTGCCGAGATAAAGAATAAAGTCCCCCCTTATCCCGTACTTTACCCGGAAATCTTCCGCAGATACTTCTGGTAATTTTACAGGAGCGCCGATCACATCGCCTTTTTCCGTGCCTAGGTTAAAAAGCTGATCTACAAAGGCTTTTTCTTCATGTGTAAGATAGACAAGCTTCCGGCTGGAGTTGAAAATATCCCTGTACACACTATACCGGATATAAGGCTCATCATGGGCCGTTGGCACAAGTATCGATTTATCTTTTACAAGCGGCAGGCAATAGTAAGTAGTGGCATACATGTATGTCACGAATATGAAAAGGTCATAGACATCACGGTTATCGGCGACATGTTTTATCAAGCGGGAAGAGTATGGGCCCATCATGCTCATCCACAGCTTTTCCATTCCTAATGTATGCGGAACATTTCGCAGCAGTACGTTCCAGGGCTTGAAAAATATACTCCGCTGCCGGTCATTTTTAAACCGCCTTATATTAATGCCATCTTCAACGCTTTCCCCTTCGGGAAAATGATTTGCCCATGTAGAATACTCTAAAGCGCATGTCGTCAGTACTTCAACATCAAAATCATCCGACAGGCACATAGCTATGTCCCTTGCGAGAGACTCCGATCCCCCGAGCACTTCTTTGCCATACCTCTGGACCACTATAGCTATCCTTTTTCTTCCCATCGGATCACACCACGCCTCTTGCTATCTCTATAAAGTTCTTTACGGTCTGTTCTATAGAATAGTTCTCCAGCATCTTCTTTCTATAGGACATCTCAGTATGATCGGACGATAAATAATTCACGAGAGCTTCCTTGAACTCATTTCTGTCCCGGGCAAGCATTCCATGCCT
The nucleotide sequence above comes from Methanooceanicella nereidis. Encoded proteins:
- a CDS encoding glycosyltransferase family 4 protein, whose product is MGRKRIAIVVQRYGKEVLGGSESLARDIAMCLSDDFDVEVLTTCALEYSTWANHFPEGESVEDGINIRRFKNDRQRSIFFKPWNVLLRNVPHTLGMEKLWMSMMGPYSSRLIKHVADNRDVYDLFIFVTYMYATTYYCLPLVKDKSILVPTAHDEPYIRYSVYRDIFNSSRKLVYLTHEEKAFVDQLFNLGTEKGDVIGAPVKLPEVSAEDFRVKYGIRGDFILYLGRIEAMKGLNVLIDYFQDYVYQRKSDLKLVLCGKGPMKITEKDNVISLGFISDEDKSGAIKAASAVVNPSLYESFSYSVLESMLCGTPVIANGQCEVLKGHCDRSGAGVSYGSYEEFANAIDAVLNNEEARKKMSVCGIAYVGDNYSPDAVRKKYISTIDGLMSIRLS